The following nucleotide sequence is from Pseudomonadota bacterium.
GGCGCCGGCCTCATCGTCCGGAAAAAGCTCAAGGACGTGCCGGCGAGGCTCATACCGGATGGCAGGGTCACGCTTTCCAACCTGTTCGAGCTGATCAGCGAGGCGCTCCTTCGGCTCATGGAAGACCTCATGGGGCCTGGGGCAAAGAAACACCTGCCGTTCGTGGGGGCGCTTTTCATCTACCTTCTCGTCTCCGACCTCATAGGCGTGATCCCCGGATTTTTCCCCCCCACCGAGAACATAAACACCAACCTCGGGTGCGCCGTCGTCGTCTTCATCTACTACAACTACACCGGGATCAGGGAGCAGGGGCTCAAGGGCTACCTGAGGCACATGGCGGGCCCCGTCATCTGGCTCGCGCCGCTGCTGTTCATGGTGGAGGTGGTCAGCCACGTGGTCAGGCCTGTGTCTCTGTCGATCAGGCT
It contains:
- the atpB gene encoding F0F1 ATP synthase subunit A; this encodes MTYEPSILGWMADHLGTPRSWDGPYRHVVTAAFVALTLIGAGLIVRKKLKDVPARLIPDGRVTLSNLFELISEALLRLMEDLMGPGAKKHLPFVGALFIYLLVSDLIGVIPGFFPPTENINTNLGCAVVVFIYYNYTGIREQGLKGYLRHMAGPVIWLAPLLFMVEVVSHVVRPVSLSIRLMGNVAGDHLVVGIFSELMPFLVPIAFIALSIFISTMQAFVFTLLSIVYIHLASGDEA